The Pirellulales bacterium genome contains the following window.
GCAACACGCTCGCTCAGCTTGTCGCCCAATTGCGCGGAGCAGGCCCGGCCAGCATTCGCAGTGTCGTCTTGCTGCGCAAGCATGGCCGCAAGGCAGTCTCCATGGAGCCCGACCACGTGGCATTCGAGATCCCGAACGAGTTCGTAGTCGGCTACGGGCTGGACTATCGCGACGCGTATCGAAACTTGCCGTATGTGGCGGTAATGGAAGAAACGGATCTCTGAATTCGGCAGCGGAATCTACAAGGATTCCAAATCGCCGCCCGACTTTCCGAATTGTCGCGGATCTGGACGGCAATTCCGCGAATCCGCGAGCCATTCCATTCGATCGCAAGAACTTTTCTGCGATCGCTTGCCCGGCGAACTGGACATGAGTATTATCCTAGTGGACGTGGCTCATGCGACTCGTAAACCTCTTCGGAGGGAAGAAGAGTCGCAAGAGGCTGCGTCCATTTTTTATGCGCCTTGCCAGAACAGGCAATCGCGGTTCGGCTCGTTAGTTTTCGTGGCCGCGGCCAGTCACTCGTTCCTCTTGGCGGTGGGCGATTTAAATTCAACGTCGAGTGTGCGCATAAAAAACCGCGGCCGCTTGATATCTCAAGCGGCCGCGGCCATTAGTCAAACCCCTCTTCGATTGCGACGGTGGAGTCGCTGCGAGAAAAGCGCGGATCGGGCCGTGCTAGGCACTGGCCGGTGTTGATCCGGGCTTACGCTATTGGGTTGGCACCTCCGACGGAATACTAGAAGAGAGGCTTGTGTCAGAATACAAAGTCAATCCACCTAAACCGATCTCAACGGACAATTACATCGGCATCCGACTTCCTCAATGTTAATCCAAAAACGGCCGCGGGGCAGCCCTGGATTCTAAGTTTCGCTCAGATTGTGCGGCACTGCGGATAGAGCAAACGCCGTGCGCAAACCGCATTATTTCTTCTCGACGACCCAGATGTTGCGAAACACCACCGGATCGCCGCCGTGGTCCTGCAAATAGATCGGTCCCTTGGTCATATTAGCGCCCTGGGCCGGCTTCTCGTCGCCAAATGCACCGCCCGGCGTCACATGAGGCAACTCAAGATCGTCTTGCACAACGACGCCGTTGTGCTTGACGGTCGTGCGGGCGTTGCCGGTCTTCTTGCCTTCAGCGTCGAATCGGGCGGCGGTGAAGTCGATATCGTACGTCTGCCACGCAAGCGGCGGGAAACTCATGTTCACCTTTTCCTGGGCGATCTTGTAAATCCCGCCGCAATCGTCGTCCTTCCCCTCCAGGCCGAACGAATCGAGCACCTGCACCTCGTATCGGTCTTGCAGATAAACGCCGCTATTGCCGCGGGCCTGGCCGCGAGCGTCCGGCATGTAGGGGCAGCGGAATTCGACGTGCAGCGTGAAATCGCCGAACGCCTGCTTCGACGTCGCGCCATTCCAGAGCAGGTTCCCCTCGACAATCTTTCCCTTTTTCCAAGCATCGGCGCTGGTGCCATCGAACAGCACGATGGCGCCCTCGGGCGACTTGGCGCCAAGGGTTGGGCTTTGGCGCTCGACCTTCTTCAGGTCGGCGATCTTGTTGCCGTTTTCGTCGCTGATAGTCAATGTGCCATCCTTTATCGTGCCCGTGCCGTGCTCGCCATTGAATTCCGTGACGTCGCTATTGGTTTTGCCCTTGCCCTTTTGGCTCTTGTCGCCGCGCGACCAGCCGTCGCCGGGCAGACCTCCGTGGAATCCTGTGGCCTCGAATTCGTGATTGCCAAGAGCAATCACTTGCGCGCCCATCTTCATGGTTTCTTCCCCGATCTTACATTCGCCCGCATATTCTCCTTGCACGGCGAAATCGGGACCCGCCTTGGCGGGATCGGTGAACGCTTCGTGCGCCGCGCAGGCGACGCCAACTAATCCTGGCAACAGCAGCAACGACATCAAACTCATCAATCGGAACGACATGAGGGCACCTCTTGGAGTGAAATGAGCGTTAGGCAGGATGGTCGGGCAGGCCACAAGCCGCCATTGTGGCTGAGGGCCGCGCGAGTAGCAAGCGGCAGAAGGCACTACCAACCATTGCCTTTTGTCGAGGTCTTGATCCGGCAGAGGTACATGTTGGCGGCGATGTAGAGCGTCGAGCCATCGTCCCCCCAATTGCAATTGGCGGTGCGCTCGCCGGTGTCGATCCGGCCGAGATGCGTGCCGTCGGGGGAGAACACATGCAAGCCGCCCGGCCCCGTGGCGAAGAGGTTGCCATTGCGGTCGCACTTCATGCCGTCGGGCAGCCCCGGCTGATTCTGCTTGACCCATTCGCTGCTGTCGAAGAAGACGCGGCCGGGGCCAAGCGTACCGTCAGCTTTCACTTCATACGCTTTCCAGATTGGCTGCTGCGGGTCGCTCGTGCCGACGTAGAGAATCTTCTCATCGGGCGAGAAGCAAATGCCGTTCGGCCGAGCCAACTCCTTCGTCATCAGATCGATCTTGCCATCAGGCTTGACGCGGAAGACGCCGCAGAAATCGAGTTCTCGCGCCGGGTCTGCCCAATTCCTTTCTAGTCCGTATGGCGGATCGGTAAAATAAAGATCGCCATTCGATTTGTAGCAGAGATCGTTCGGGCTGCTGAGCCGCTTGCCTTGATACTTGTCGGCGATGACGGTGAAGCTGCCATCCTTTTCGAGCCGCACGACGCGCCGATCGCCATGCTGGCAAAGCACGAGCCGGCCCTGGTGATCATAGGTCAGCGCGTTCGAGCCGACCTCGCCGCCGCGCGGTGTCTTGCCGGTATAGCCCGACGGCTCGAGAAACACGCGCAGCGAATCGTCCTTCCACTGCATCGCGCGATTTCGCGGGATGTCGGAAAAGAGCAAATAGCCTTCCTTGCGATTCCAGACCGGCCCTTCGCTCCAGGCGAACCCCTGTGCCAATTTTTCGAGCTTCGCATCCTTCGGGATCAAATCATCGAACCGCGGATCGAGCCGCTCGATGCGGCCAAAGGTTGGATGATCCGGCAGTGCCTTGGGCTCGTCGGCAGCGAACGATCGGGAGCCGGCTGCGAGTGCGATCGATACAGAACTGGTCAATGCAAGCGATACGATGCGAGATTTGATGATTCGTGACATGGGATGGAGTTCCAATTTTGGAGAAGTGGGATGGAATGCGAAGAAATCAGCGGCGTCCAGGGCCGCCGCGCCGTCCGGGGGATCGCCATTCTAATTGAATAGATGCGTCGAGTCACGCGAAAGATTTTTGACCCCGGCGTCCAAATCCGCTAATCTTAGAGCATGAGTATAGCTAGCGAATCTCATCAGGCATTTCATCGGGGCACGGTGCCGATTTTCGCCATCTTGACGCCGGAGCAAACCCGCCAGTTCGCGGAAATACAGGGCGATGCCGGCTTGGCCGATCGACTTGCGGACCTAGCCGATAAAGCCAACGAAGGCGAGCTATTGGCCGCCGAGCGCGCCGAGTACGAAGCTTATATCGAAGCGGACAATCTTCTCGCAGTC
Protein-coding sequences here:
- a CDS encoding DUF1080 domain-containing protein, with amino-acid sequence MSFRLMSLMSLLLLPGLVGVACAAHEAFTDPAKAGPDFAVQGEYAGECKIGEETMKMGAQVIALGNHEFEATGFHGGLPGDGWSRGDKSQKGKGKTNSDVTEFNGEHGTGTIKDGTLTISDENGNKIADLKKVERQSPTLGAKSPEGAIVLFDGTSADAWKKGKIVEGNLLWNGATSKQAFGDFTLHVEFRCPYMPDARGQARGNSGVYLQDRYEVQVLDSFGLEGKDDDCGGIYKIAQEKVNMSFPPLAWQTYDIDFTAARFDAEGKKTGNARTTVKHNGVVVQDDLELPHVTPGGAFGDEKPAQGANMTKGPIYLQDHGGDPVVFRNIWVVEKK
- a CDS encoding SMP-30/gluconolactonase/LRE family protein; its protein translation is MSRIIKSRIVSLALTSSVSIALAAGSRSFAADEPKALPDHPTFGRIERLDPRFDDLIPKDAKLEKLAQGFAWSEGPVWNRKEGYLLFSDIPRNRAMQWKDDSLRVFLEPSGYTGKTPRGGEVGSNALTYDHQGRLVLCQHGDRRVVRLEKDGSFTVIADKYQGKRLSSPNDLCYKSNGDLYFTDPPYGLERNWADPARELDFCGVFRVKPDGKIDLMTKELARPNGICFSPDEKILYVGTSDPQQPIWKAYEVKADGTLGPGRVFFDSSEWVKQNQPGLPDGMKCDRNGNLFATGPGGLHVFSPDGTHLGRIDTGERTANCNWGDDGSTLYIAANMYLCRIKTSTKGNGW